Proteins found in one Sphingomonas sp. SORGH_AS_0879 genomic segment:
- a CDS encoding VOC family protein — protein MTTGITGLNHITLAVSDLDRAVTFYRDVLGCDLRARWRDGAYLEAGSLWLCLSHDVQAHPSPRPDYTHVAFAVPADNYAALRTRLLATCPIWKDNASEGASTYFLDPDGHQLEIHVGTLESRLRYYRDHPEKGVELFDDRSREQDRCI, from the coding sequence ATGACGACAGGTATCACCGGGTTGAACCACATCACGCTTGCCGTTTCCGATCTGGACCGGGCAGTGACCTTTTACCGCGACGTTCTGGGATGTGACCTGCGCGCGCGGTGGAGGGATGGGGCCTATCTGGAGGCCGGTTCGCTCTGGCTTTGCCTGTCCCATGACGTACAGGCGCACCCGTCACCGCGGCCTGACTACACCCATGTCGCTTTTGCGGTTCCAGCGGATAATTATGCCGCGCTGAGGACCCGCCTGTTGGCGACATGCCCGATCTGGAAGGACAATGCGAGCGAGGGGGCTTCGACCTATTTCCTCGATCCTGACGGACATCAGCTCGAAATTCACGTCGGGACGCTCGAATCGCGATTGCGCTACTATCGCGATCATCCCGAAAAAGGCGTCGAACTTTTCGATGACAGATCGCGCGAACAAGATCGCTGCATCTGA
- the msrB gene encoding peptide-methionine (R)-S-oxide reductase MsrB, producing MADTRYAKTEEALAKLTPEQYYVTQQSGTERPGTGEYLHTREPGLYVDIVSGEPLFASADKFDSHCGWPSFTRPIEPAHVNELRDTTHGMVRTEVRSAHGDSHLGHVFPDGPRDRGGLRYCINSASLRFVPLGEMEAEGYGDYIDQVRAAEQG from the coding sequence ATGGCCGACACCCGCTATGCCAAGACCGAGGAAGCCCTCGCGAAGCTGACGCCCGAACAATATTATGTGACCCAGCAGAGCGGCACCGAGCGCCCCGGCACCGGCGAATATCTCCACACGCGCGAGCCGGGCCTGTATGTCGACATCGTCTCGGGCGAGCCGCTCTTCGCCTCCGCCGACAAGTTCGATTCGCATTGCGGCTGGCCCAGCTTCACGCGGCCGATCGAGCCCGCGCATGTCAACGAATTGCGCGACACGACGCACGGCATGGTCCGCACCGAAGTCCGCTCGGCGCATGGCGACAGCCATCTGGGCCATGTCTTTCCCGACGGCCCGCGCGATCGCGGCGGCCTGCGCTACTGCATCAACTCCGCCTCGCTTCGCTTCGTGCCGCTGGGGGAGATGGAGGCGGAGGGATATGGCGATTATATCGACCAGGTTCGCGCGGCGGAGCAGGGATGA
- a CDS encoding DNA polymerase Y family protein, translating into MTRKASIPRRYLALVFPWLPIERLRARRPHLFVARDDAPIAFAESVGGAIRIAALDKEAVAAGLSVGLTLADARARVPEIEVFPHDPAADADWLERLAEGARRYSPAVALDPPQGLVLDSAGADHLFGGERGLAEDIETRMARRGITVRLAYGDTPEAARALARHAGAPAPDEMGAIRRLSVAALELDADATAALVAAGLKSVGDVLARPMAAIAARFGREAATALRRLTGEEESPLTPRVVAAPIGVERRFAEPVARTEHMLAVLEDLAGEAARALEERHEGGRRWDARLFRADGEVQGLRVETGQPTRDPTVLLRLFRERIEALTDPLDPGFGYDLIRLDVGLAEKLDAVQLRLEGGEAKSEAVAALIDRLGTRLGRERVRRIHPRDSHIPEQAELLLPATQDAPCAEWSRPEPGEPPLRPIHLFDPPQPIESLAAETPDGPPARFRWRRKLHDVARAEGPERITGEWWRRADMTPPTRDYYRVEDVRGRRFWIFRHGLYSETERPRWYVHGLFA; encoded by the coding sequence GTGACACGCAAAGCTTCGATCCCGCGCCGCTATCTGGCGCTCGTCTTCCCCTGGTTGCCGATCGAGCGGCTGCGGGCCCGCCGCCCGCATCTGTTCGTCGCGCGCGATGACGCGCCGATCGCCTTTGCCGAATCGGTCGGCGGCGCGATTCGGATCGCCGCGCTGGATAAGGAGGCGGTGGCGGCGGGGCTGTCGGTCGGGCTGACGCTCGCCGATGCGCGGGCGCGGGTGCCGGAGATCGAGGTGTTCCCGCACGATCCCGCCGCCGATGCCGACTGGCTGGAGCGGCTGGCGGAGGGGGCACGGCGTTACAGCCCGGCGGTGGCGCTCGACCCGCCACAGGGACTGGTGCTGGACAGCGCGGGGGCGGATCACCTGTTCGGCGGCGAGCGCGGGCTGGCCGAGGATATCGAGACGCGGATGGCCAGGCGCGGGATCACCGTGCGGCTGGCTTATGGCGACACCCCCGAGGCGGCGCGGGCGCTGGCGCGTCATGCGGGTGCCCCGGCTCCGGACGAGATGGGGGCGATCCGCCGCCTGTCCGTGGCCGCGCTGGAACTGGACGCGGATGCGACGGCGGCGCTGGTCGCGGCGGGGTTGAAGTCGGTCGGCGACGTGCTGGCGCGACCGATGGCGGCGATCGCGGCGCGTTTCGGGCGCGAGGCGGCAACGGCGCTGCGGCGACTGACCGGCGAGGAGGAGAGCCCGCTGACCCCGCGCGTGGTGGCCGCCCCGATCGGGGTGGAGCGCCGCTTTGCCGAGCCGGTGGCCAGGACCGAGCATATGCTGGCGGTGCTGGAGGACCTGGCGGGGGAGGCGGCACGCGCGCTGGAGGAGCGGCATGAGGGTGGGCGGCGCTGGGACGCGCGGCTGTTCCGTGCGGATGGCGAGGTGCAGGGCCTGCGCGTCGAGACGGGGCAGCCGACCCGGGATCCGACGGTGCTGCTGCGGCTGTTCCGCGAGCGGATCGAGGCGCTGACCGATCCGCTCGACCCCGGTTTCGGATACGACCTGATCCGATTGGACGTCGGGCTGGCCGAGAAGCTGGACGCGGTCCAGTTGCGGCTGGAGGGGGGAGAGGCCAAGTCGGAGGCGGTGGCGGCGCTGATCGACCGGCTGGGCACCCGGCTGGGGCGCGAGAGGGTGCGGCGAATCCATCCGCGCGACAGCCATATTCCCGAACAGGCCGAGTTGCTGCTGCCCGCGACGCAGGATGCGCCCTGCGCCGAATGGTCCCGACCCGAACCGGGCGAGCCGCCGCTGCGGCCCATCCACCTGTTCGACCCGCCCCAGCCGATCGAGTCGCTCGCCGCCGAGACGCCCGACGGACCGCCTGCGCGCTTTCGCTGGCGGCGGAAACTGCATGACGTGGCGCGCGCCGAAGGGCCCGAGCGGATCACGGGCGAATGGTGGCGGCGGGCGGACATGACGCCGCCCACGCGCGACTATTACCGGGTCGAGGATGTGCGCGGGCGGCGCTTCTGGATCTTCCGCCATGGCCTCTACAGCGAGACCGAGCGGCCCCGCTGGTATGTCCACGGCCTGTTCGCGTGA
- a CDS encoding carbohydrate porin, with the protein MAMIWGWAPLLLAAPLSPQQTTDPVPTAARVTPDAAAGDTQRTPARRRAVRPSDSAPSAITADTRRTPPPGIIGDWHKIRTRLNERGITVTARYASESAANLTGGRKTLLRETGQFDAGALFDLEKVFGLKGGAFQATLTYRRGRNLSDDAALGTLQQVQEVYGRGQTLRLTQFWYEQRLGERFELKLGRTNPGEDFAIFSCHFMNLSFCGAQPGNLVGDYWQNWPVSQWGARLRYEPHDDLYVQGAVYEINPRNLDTDFFIGHFKGATGVLIPAEIGWIRNASAGKIGSYKLGGWVATADAADVFLDINRRPIAITGLAPLERTSRYGVYVNIQQQLTGETKDGKAENGLSVFLNATQADRATSVTDNQIAAGLFYKGLVPAVPGDVLGIGVARTHVNGRVADGQRLDPTRPAVQGSEYAAEVYYSIHPAQWLEMRPNLQFVHHPGGYSQADDATILGMKAAFTL; encoded by the coding sequence ATGGCGATGATCTGGGGCTGGGCACCACTGCTGCTCGCCGCACCCCTGTCGCCGCAGCAGACCACCGATCCCGTCCCCACCGCCGCCCGCGTCACGCCCGATGCCGCCGCCGGCGATACGCAGCGCACCCCCGCCCGCCGCCGCGCCGTCCGCCCGTCCGACAGCGCGCCCTCGGCGATCACCGCCGACACCCGGCGGACGCCGCCGCCCGGGATCATCGGCGACTGGCACAAGATCCGCACGCGGCTGAACGAGCGCGGGATCACCGTCACCGCCCGCTATGCCTCGGAAAGTGCCGCCAACCTCACCGGCGGGCGCAAGACGTTGTTGCGCGAGACGGGGCAGTTCGACGCGGGCGCGCTGTTCGATCTGGAGAAGGTCTTCGGGCTGAAGGGCGGCGCGTTCCAGGCCACCCTCACCTATCGCCGGGGCCGCAACCTCAGCGACGACGCCGCGCTCGGCACGCTGCAACAGGTGCAGGAGGTCTATGGTCGCGGCCAGACGCTGCGCCTGACCCAATTCTGGTACGAGCAGCGGCTGGGCGAGCGGTTCGAACTGAAACTGGGCCGCACCAATCCGGGCGAGGATTTCGCCATCTTCTCCTGCCACTTCATGAACTTGAGCTTTTGCGGGGCACAGCCGGGCAATCTGGTCGGCGACTATTGGCAGAACTGGCCGGTCAGCCAATGGGGCGCGCGGCTGCGCTACGAACCGCACGACGACCTGTATGTCCAGGGCGCGGTCTATGAGATCAATCCGCGCAACTTGGATACCGACTTCTTCATCGGCCATTTCAAGGGTGCGACCGGCGTGCTGATCCCCGCAGAGATCGGCTGGATCCGCAATGCCAGTGCCGGCAAGATCGGGTCGTACAAGCTGGGCGGCTGGGTCGCGACGGCGGATGCGGCGGACGTCTTCCTCGACATCAACCGCCGCCCCATCGCGATCACCGGCCTGGCGCCGCTGGAGCGGACCAGCCGCTATGGCGTGTACGTCAATATCCAGCAGCAACTGACCGGCGAAACCAAGGACGGCAAGGCGGAGAACGGGCTGAGCGTCTTCCTCAACGCGACCCAGGCCGATCGCGCGACCAGCGTCACCGATAACCAGATCGCCGCCGGACTATTCTACAAGGGGCTGGTTCCCGCCGTGCCGGGCGACGTGCTGGGCATCGGCGTGGCGCGGACCCATGTGAACGGCCGCGTGGCGGATGGTCAGAGGCTCGATCCCACCCGCCCGGCGGTACAGGGGTCGGAATATGCGGCGGAGGTCTATTACAGTATCCACCCCGCCCAATGGCTGGAGATGCGCCCCAACCTCCAGTTCGTCCATCACCCCGGCGGCTATTCGCAAGCCGACGACGCCACCATATTGGGGATGAAGGCCGCCTTCACCCTGTAG
- a CDS encoding GNAT family N-acetyltransferase, which translates to MNIRPALPVDASAIAAIILPVIRAGETYALDRDMTGEAALAYWFGADKTVFVAEEDGAILGTYYIRANQAGGGDHVANAGYMTAAVARGKGVARAMALHSFDEARARGFSAMQFNFVVSSNAAAVHLWTALGFTTVGRVPGAFRHPALGPVDALVMHRPL; encoded by the coding sequence ATGAATATCCGCCCCGCCCTCCCCGTCGACGCCTCCGCCATCGCCGCGATCATTCTACCGGTGATCCGCGCAGGGGAGACCTATGCGCTCGACCGCGACATGACCGGGGAGGCCGCGCTCGCCTATTGGTTCGGTGCGGACAAGACGGTCTTCGTGGCGGAGGAGGACGGCGCGATCCTCGGCACCTATTATATCCGCGCCAATCAGGCGGGCGGCGGGGATCATGTCGCCAATGCGGGATATATGACCGCCGCCGTCGCACGGGGGAAAGGCGTCGCACGGGCGATGGCGCTGCATTCCTTCGACGAAGCCCGCGCGCGGGGGTTCTCCGCGATGCAGTTCAATTTCGTGGTGAGCAGCAACGCCGCCGCCGTGCATCTGTGGACGGCGCTGGGCTTCACAACGGTCGGGCGGGTGCCGGGGGCGTTCCGACACCCGGCGCTGGGGCCGGTCGATGCGCTGGTGATGCACCGACCGCTCTGA
- a CDS encoding DsbA family oxidoreductase — protein MSRPIRIDFVSDVSCPWCVIGLRGLETALDRMGDTVEADIHFQPFELNPAMVPEGENIVEHIGRKYGATPEQSAATRATIRERAASVGFTMAMGDTSRIYNSFDAHRLLHWAGIEGRQAELKHALFDSYFTRGENIADHDVLVAAVTRAGLDEGEARAILSSDRYAAEVREAERLWQGRGIQSVPAIVIDNRYLISGGQPPEAFEQALRQIAAQA, from the coding sequence ATGTCCCGTCCGATCCGTATCGACTTCGTCTCCGACGTCTCCTGCCCCTGGTGCGTCATCGGCCTGCGCGGGCTGGAAACCGCGCTCGACCGGATGGGCGACACGGTGGAGGCGGACATCCATTTCCAGCCCTTCGAACTGAACCCGGCGATGGTCCCGGAGGGCGAGAATATCGTCGAGCATATCGGCCGCAAATATGGCGCCACGCCCGAACAGTCCGCCGCCACCCGCGCGACGATCCGCGAGCGAGCGGCCTCGGTCGGCTTCACCATGGCGATGGGCGATACGTCGCGCATCTATAACAGTTTCGACGCGCATCGGCTGCTCCACTGGGCCGGGATCGAGGGGCGACAGGCGGAACTGAAGCATGCGCTGTTCGACAGCTATTTCACGCGCGGCGAGAATATCGCGGATCACGACGTGCTGGTCGCCGCCGTGACCCGCGCCGGGCTGGACGAGGGCGAGGCCCGCGCGATCCTGTCCTCCGACCGCTATGCCGCCGAGGTCCGCGAGGCCGAGCGGCTGTGGCAGGGGCGCGGCATCCAATCGGTGCCCGCCATCGTTATCGACAATCGTTACCTGATCTCGGGTGGGCAACCGCCCGAAGCGTTCGAACAGGCGCTGCGCCAGATCGCCGCCCAAGCCTGA
- a CDS encoding SDR family NAD(P)-dependent oxidoreductase translates to MTRTVLVTGATAGIGAATARAFVASGWRVIGTGRRADRLEALAGELGGAFHPLAFDITDEDALDAALAGLPPEFAGIDLLINNAGLALGTKPAQDSDLAQWRTMIATNIDGLITITHRLLPRLIERRGGIINLSSVAANYPYTGGNVYGGTKAFVKQFSLNLRADLHGKGVRVTSIEPGMVETEFTTIRTGGDRAASDALYAGSNPMTGEDIAATLLWVAELPPHLNINRLELMPVSQSFAGFQVAREG, encoded by the coding sequence ATGACCAGAACAGTCCTCGTCACCGGTGCGACCGCCGGAATCGGTGCGGCGACGGCGCGCGCCTTCGTCGCCAGCGGATGGCGGGTGATCGGGACCGGCCGCCGCGCCGACCGGCTGGAGGCGCTGGCGGGCGAGTTGGGCGGGGCCTTTCATCCGCTCGCCTTCGACATCACCGACGAGGATGCGCTGGACGCGGCGCTGGCGGGATTGCCGCCCGAATTCGCCGGGATCGACCTGCTGATCAACAATGCCGGGCTCGCGCTCGGCACCAAGCCCGCCCAGGACAGCGATCTGGCCCAATGGCGGACGATGATCGCGACCAATATCGATGGCCTCATCACCATTACCCACCGCTTGCTGCCCCGCCTGATCGAGCGGCGCGGGGGGATCATCAACCTGTCCTCGGTGGCGGCGAACTACCCCTATACCGGCGGCAACGTCTATGGCGGGACCAAGGCGTTCGTGAAGCAATTCTCGCTGAACCTGCGCGCCGACCTGCATGGCAAGGGGGTGCGCGTCACCTCGATCGAGCCGGGCATGGTCGAGACCGAGTTCACCACCATCCGCACCGGCGGCGACCGGGCGGCGTCGGACGCGCTCTATGCGGGATCGAACCCGATGACGGGGGAGGATATCGCCGCGACGCTGCTCTGGGTGGCGGAACTGCCGCCGCATCTCAACATCAACCGGCTGGAGTTGATGCCGGTCAGCCAGTCCTTCGCGGGCTTCCAGGTCGCGCGAGAAGGGTAA
- a CDS encoding ImuA family protein, translating to MEEPFALIDRLRRAAALASEAARGVEGMAEDGLSSLARAQLHEIHTLSQEDAASGAGFAMGCVLAAAARPLLWLRTESAEREGGRLHGPGLVAMGLDPADLVVVVVADDAALLRAAADGARCPGLGTVIAEGWGAMRGYDLTASRRLMLSAEASGVLMILLRVGGQAVPSAAATRWAVAPAPSRALAADAPGAPAYDLELLRRRGGPAGARWRVEWNRDTQSFDPAPLSGARLPLVADRAAAGPPPASVRRAR from the coding sequence ATGGAGGAGCCCTTCGCCCTGATCGACCGACTGCGCCGCGCCGCCGCTTTGGCGAGCGAGGCGGCGCGCGGGGTGGAGGGGATGGCGGAGGATGGTCTGTCCAGTCTGGCGCGGGCACAACTTCATGAGATTCATACACTTTCCCAGGAGGATGCGGCCAGCGGCGCGGGCTTTGCCATGGGGTGCGTGCTGGCGGCGGCGGCGCGACCGTTGCTGTGGCTGCGCACCGAATCCGCCGAGAGGGAAGGTGGGCGACTCCATGGGCCGGGGCTGGTCGCGATGGGGCTGGACCCCGCCGATCTGGTCGTGGTGGTGGTCGCCGACGATGCCGCCTTGCTGCGCGCGGCGGCGGATGGCGCGCGCTGTCCGGGGCTGGGCACGGTGATCGCGGAGGGCTGGGGGGCGATGCGGGGCTATGACCTCACCGCTTCGCGCCGGTTGATGCTGTCGGCCGAAGCCTCGGGCGTGCTGATGATCCTGCTGCGTGTCGGCGGTCAGGCGGTGCCGAGTGCCGCCGCGACCCGCTGGGCGGTCGCGCCCGCCCCGTCGCGCGCGCTGGCCGCCGATGCGCCGGGCGCCCCCGCCTATGACCTGGAATTGCTGCGTCGACGGGGAGGGCCCGCCGGTGCCCGTTGGCGCGTGGAGTGGAACCGTGACACGCAAAGCTTCGATCCCGCGCCGCTATCTGGCGCTCGTCTTCCCCTGGTTGCCGATCGAGCGGCTGCGGGCCCGCCGCCCGCATCTGTTCGTCGCGCGCGATGA